A window of the Branchiibius hedensis genome harbors these coding sequences:
- the whiA gene encoding DNA-binding protein WhiA, which translates to MAMTADVKDELSRLPVVKACCRKAEVSSTLRFAGGLHIVGGRIVIEAELDTASAARRLRQAISSVYGHESELIVVNPNGIRRATHYVVRVVQGGEALARQAGLIDLKGRPVRGLPPRVVNGSVCDAESAWRGAFLAHGSLTEPGRSGALEVSCPGSEAALALVGAARRLGISAKAREARGVDRVVIRDGDAIGALLTLLGAHDAFMQWEERRMRREVRATANRLANFDDANLRRSVRAAVAAGARVERAMEILGDDIPDHLQQAGRLRVEHKQASLEELGQLADPPMTKDAVAGRIRRLLAMADKRAEELNIPNTEAVLTPDMLEE; encoded by the coding sequence ATGGCGATGACTGCCGACGTCAAGGACGAGTTGAGCCGGCTGCCGGTCGTCAAAGCCTGTTGCCGCAAAGCGGAGGTCTCTTCGACCCTGCGCTTCGCTGGTGGGCTGCATATCGTCGGCGGACGGATCGTGATCGAAGCCGAGTTGGACACCGCTTCGGCGGCGCGACGATTGCGGCAGGCGATTTCCTCGGTGTACGGGCATGAGTCCGAGCTCATCGTGGTCAACCCCAACGGAATCCGGCGGGCAACGCATTACGTGGTGCGGGTCGTGCAGGGTGGTGAAGCGTTGGCGCGCCAGGCCGGCTTGATCGACCTCAAGGGCCGCCCCGTGCGAGGCCTGCCGCCGCGAGTGGTCAACGGCTCGGTGTGCGATGCCGAATCAGCCTGGCGCGGTGCCTTCCTCGCGCACGGTTCGCTGACCGAACCGGGTCGCTCCGGTGCCCTGGAAGTGTCCTGTCCCGGCTCCGAGGCCGCCCTGGCCCTCGTGGGCGCAGCCCGCCGGTTGGGTATCTCGGCCAAAGCCCGTGAGGCCAGGGGCGTCGACCGGGTGGTCATCCGCGACGGTGACGCCATCGGCGCGCTGCTCACGCTGCTCGGAGCGCACGACGCCTTCATGCAGTGGGAGGAACGCCGGATGCGCCGGGAGGTGCGCGCGACCGCCAACCGGCTGGCCAACTTCGACGACGCCAACCTGCGCCGCTCGGTGCGGGCTGCGGTTGCGGCCGGGGCGCGGGTCGAGCGGGCGATGGAGATCCTCGGCGACGACATTCCGGACCACCTGCAGCAAGCCGGCCGACTGCGGGTCGAGCACAAGCAGGCCTCCCTGGAGGAACTCGGTCAACTGGCCGACCCGCCGATGACCAAAGACGCCGTGGCCGGCCGGATCCGTCGGCTGCTGGCCATGGCCGACAAACGGGCCGAAGAACTCAACATTCCGAACACTGAGGCGGTGCTCACACCGGACATGCTTGAAGAATGA
- a CDS encoding glucose-6-phosphate dehydrogenase assembly protein OpcA has translation MIVNLPSSSVQDVSKAMVRLRNETGSMTLGRVMTLIIVTDEDYAEESLEAAAQASRQHPSRIIVVVRSAIRAAARMDAQIRLGGDAGASEIIVLRLYGELSDHGDAAVIPLLLADSPVVAWWPHEPGSDVAGSPIGKMADRRITDASSSKDPRRELQKRREHFDEGDTDMAWSRATRWRGLLAAALDQPPYEPVTSAVVTGASDSASADLLAGWLAICLKCPVRRVNGPAGRGLISVRLQRASGPIDLVRTEDQQATLSQPGHPVRRLALHRPTTADCLAEELRRLDKDDIYRETLLKGLPKVTQSRTTSAKATRKGETPSVQRATAEGKKAARRADSSMSARSLAKRSAPTAKKSAARKSATSTSATKATAKKAATTKTTAKKTTAKKTAAKKAPARKKASKRASTKAEK, from the coding sequence GTGATCGTCAACCTGCCCAGCAGCAGCGTTCAGGACGTCAGCAAGGCGATGGTCCGCCTGCGCAACGAAACCGGCTCGATGACCCTCGGTCGGGTGATGACGCTCATCATCGTCACCGACGAGGACTACGCGGAGGAATCCCTCGAGGCCGCCGCGCAAGCCAGCCGACAGCACCCCAGCCGGATCATCGTCGTCGTCCGCTCCGCCATCCGGGCCGCTGCCCGGATGGACGCCCAGATCCGTCTCGGCGGCGATGCTGGTGCCTCCGAAATCATCGTGCTGCGCCTGTACGGCGAGTTGTCCGATCACGGCGATGCCGCCGTGATCCCGCTGCTCCTGGCCGACTCCCCCGTCGTCGCCTGGTGGCCGCACGAACCGGGCTCGGATGTGGCGGGCTCGCCGATCGGAAAGATGGCCGACCGCCGCATCACGGATGCGTCCTCGTCCAAGGATCCCCGCCGTGAGCTGCAGAAGCGTCGGGAGCACTTCGATGAGGGCGACACCGACATGGCGTGGTCCCGGGCGACCCGCTGGCGGGGCCTGCTGGCCGCGGCACTGGACCAACCGCCGTACGAGCCGGTCACCTCGGCCGTCGTCACCGGCGCCTCCGACTCGGCCAGCGCCGACCTGCTGGCGGGGTGGCTGGCGATCTGTCTGAAGTGTCCGGTACGCCGCGTCAACGGCCCCGCCGGGCGCGGACTGATCTCGGTGCGGCTGCAACGCGCCAGCGGACCGATAGACCTGGTCCGCACCGAGGATCAGCAGGCGACGCTGAGTCAGCCCGGCCATCCGGTACGCCGCCTCGCGCTTCATCGCCCGACCACAGCCGACTGTCTCGCCGAAGAACTGCGACGTCTCGACAAGGACGACATCTACCGGGAGACGCTGCTGAAGGGACTGCCGAAGGTCACCCAGTCGCGTACGACGTCCGCGAAGGCGACCCGCAAGGGTGAGACCCCGTCTGTGCAGCGGGCGACTGCGGAGGGCAAGAAGGCAGCCCGCCGCGCCGATTCGTCGATGTCCGCCCGATCCCTGGCCAAGCGTTCTGCACCGACAGCCAAGAAGTCAGCGGCTCGGAAATCAGCAACTTCGACGTCGGCGACGAAGGCGACCGCCAAGAAGGCCGCCACAACGAAAACGACAGCAAAGAAGACGACGGCAAAGAAAACGGCAGCAAAGAAAGCCCCCGCGCGGAAGAAGGCATCCAAGCGCGCCTCGACGAAAGCGGAGAAATAG
- a CDS encoding phosphoglycerate kinase, whose amino-acid sequence MRTIADLGDLRGKKVLLRSDLNVPLDKAGNITDDGRVRASVPTIKRLTEQGARVIVVAHLGRPKGEPDPQYSLRPVAQRLSELLGQPVAFATDTVGDSAHEVVAGLQDGDVAVLENLRFNKGETSKDDAERGAFADELASLADVFVSDGFGVVHRAQASVVDVAERLPQAAGGLVETEVGVLSRLTRPRRPYAVVLGGAKVSDKLGVIENLLKEADTLLIGGGMVFTFLAAQGYEVGKSLLEADQIDTVKGYLAEAENRGVDIVLPTDIVAADAFSADAHHEVVAADAIPADQMGLDIGPDSAEAFGAKIRESKTVFWNGPMGAFEMAPYAAGTKAVAEALVDATADGALTVVGGGDSAAAVRQLGFHDDQFTHISTGGGASLEYLEGKTLPGLAILED is encoded by the coding sequence ATGCGCACGATCGCGGATCTGGGGGATCTGCGGGGCAAGAAGGTCCTGCTGCGTAGTGACCTCAACGTCCCGCTGGACAAGGCCGGCAACATCACCGACGACGGCCGGGTGCGAGCCTCCGTACCCACCATCAAGCGGCTGACCGAGCAGGGTGCTCGCGTGATCGTGGTCGCCCACCTCGGCCGTCCCAAGGGCGAGCCGGACCCGCAGTATTCCCTGCGGCCGGTCGCCCAGCGGCTGTCTGAACTCCTCGGCCAACCGGTGGCGTTCGCCACGGACACGGTGGGAGATTCAGCCCACGAGGTCGTCGCGGGCCTCCAGGACGGTGACGTCGCCGTCCTGGAGAACCTGCGGTTCAACAAGGGTGAGACCAGCAAGGACGATGCGGAACGCGGTGCCTTTGCCGACGAACTCGCCTCTCTGGCAGATGTTTTCGTCTCGGACGGGTTCGGGGTGGTGCACCGTGCGCAGGCCAGTGTGGTCGACGTCGCGGAGCGTCTGCCGCAGGCCGCCGGTGGTCTGGTGGAGACCGAGGTCGGCGTTCTCTCGCGGCTGACCCGGCCGCGCCGCCCGTACGCCGTGGTGCTGGGTGGTGCCAAGGTCAGCGACAAACTCGGTGTCATCGAAAACCTGCTGAAGGAAGCCGACACCCTGCTGATCGGTGGCGGAATGGTCTTCACCTTCCTGGCCGCTCAGGGTTACGAGGTCGGTAAGAGCCTGCTGGAGGCCGATCAGATCGACACGGTGAAGGGCTACCTCGCCGAGGCCGAGAACCGGGGCGTGGACATCGTGCTGCCCACCGACATCGTGGCTGCGGACGCCTTCTCGGCCGACGCCCACCACGAGGTCGTTGCTGCCGACGCCATTCCGGCCGATCAGATGGGCCTCGACATCGGTCCAGACTCGGCCGAGGCGTTCGGAGCGAAGATCCGCGAATCCAAGACGGTCTTCTGGAACGGCCCGATGGGTGCGTTCGAGATGGCGCCGTACGCCGCAGGCACCAAAGCGGTTGCGGAGGCGCTCGTCGACGCAACCGCCGACGGCGCGCTGACGGTGGTCGGCGGTGGTGACTCCGCGGCCGCGGTCCGGCAGCTGGGTTTCCACGACGACCAGTTCACCCACATCTCGACCGGCGGCGGAGCCAGCCTCGAATACCTCGAGGGCAAGACGCTGCCCGGTCTCGCAATCCTGGAGGACTGA
- a CDS encoding RNA polymerase-binding protein RbpA, producing the protein MAGGNAIRGSRVGAGPMGEAERGEAAPRVVVAYYCANEHVTTPSFAQEPGMVVPEFWDCPRCGFPAGQDQDNPPAPPKAEPYKTHLAYVKERRSDKEGAVILDEALKSLRDRGLIQ; encoded by the coding sequence GTGGCCGGTGGTAACGCGATCCGGGGCAGCCGGGTCGGAGCGGGTCCGATGGGGGAGGCCGAGCGTGGCGAGGCAGCTCCGCGCGTCGTCGTGGCGTACTACTGCGCGAACGAGCACGTGACGACCCCCAGCTTCGCGCAGGAGCCTGGCATGGTCGTCCCGGAGTTCTGGGACTGCCCGCGGTGTGGTTTCCCGGCCGGTCAGGACCAGGACAACCCGCCGGCACCGCCGAAAGCGGAGCCGTACAAGACCCACCTGGCCTACGTCAAAGAGCGCCGCAGCGACAAGGAAGGCGCCGTGATCCTCGACGAGGCGCTCAAGTCGTTGCGGGACCGCGGCCTGATCCAGTAG
- the tal gene encoding transaldolase produces MTNAHTQALSDIGVSIWLDDLSRTLVSSGELKALTEEKNVVGVTSNPTIFAGALSDGSAYDEQVRTLAADGADVDEAVFVITTDDVRNACDVLRPVYDATDGQDGRVSIEVDPRLARNTQATIDSARKLWDTVNRPNVMIKIPATAEGLPAITAAIAAGISVNVTLIFALERYREVMDAYLSGLEQAQQAGVDLSTIRSVASFFVSRVDTEVDKRLEKIGTEEAAALNAKAGIANARLAYQAFTEVFTTPRWENLAAAGAHLQRPLWASTSVKDPALPDTLYVVQLAVADTVNTMPPKTLDALADHGEPDGDRVTGEYADATAVMDKLDQLGISYEDVVKVLEDEGIEKFEASWNDLLESVSGELSKARA; encoded by the coding sequence ATGACCAACGCACACACCCAGGCGCTCAGCGACATCGGCGTGTCCATCTGGCTGGACGACCTGTCCCGCACCCTGGTTTCCTCAGGCGAGCTGAAGGCGCTCACCGAGGAGAAGAACGTCGTCGGCGTCACCAGCAACCCGACGATCTTCGCCGGCGCGCTCTCGGATGGATCGGCGTACGACGAACAGGTCCGCACGCTGGCCGCCGACGGGGCGGACGTCGACGAGGCGGTCTTCGTCATCACCACCGACGACGTGCGCAACGCCTGCGATGTCCTGCGCCCGGTCTATGACGCCACCGACGGCCAGGACGGCCGGGTCTCCATCGAGGTCGACCCGCGGCTGGCACGCAACACCCAGGCCACCATCGACAGCGCCCGCAAACTGTGGGACACCGTCAACCGGCCGAACGTGATGATCAAGATCCCGGCAACCGCCGAAGGCCTGCCCGCGATCACCGCAGCCATCGCTGCGGGCATCAGCGTCAACGTGACGTTGATCTTCGCACTCGAGCGCTACCGCGAGGTCATGGACGCCTACCTGTCCGGTCTCGAGCAGGCGCAGCAAGCCGGCGTGGACCTGTCCACGATCCGCTCGGTCGCCTCGTTCTTCGTATCCCGCGTGGACACCGAGGTCGACAAGCGTCTGGAGAAGATCGGTACCGAGGAAGCCGCGGCGCTCAACGCCAAGGCCGGCATCGCCAACGCCCGCCTGGCCTACCAGGCGTTCACCGAGGTGTTCACCACCCCGCGCTGGGAGAACCTCGCGGCCGCCGGCGCGCATCTACAGCGCCCGCTGTGGGCATCCACCAGCGTCAAGGACCCGGCGCTGCCCGACACGCTCTACGTGGTGCAACTCGCGGTTGCCGACACCGTCAACACGATGCCGCCCAAGACGCTGGACGCCCTCGCCGACCACGGCGAGCCCGACGGTGACCGGGTCACCGGCGAGTACGCCGATGCTACCGCCGTGATGGACAAGCTGGACCAGCTCGGGATCTCCTACGAGGACGTCGTGAAGGTCCTCGAGGACGAGGGGATCGAGAAGTTCGAGGCGTCCTGGAACGACTTGCTGGAGTCCGTCTCCGGCGAACTGTCCAAGGCCCGGGCCTGA
- the zwf gene encoding glucose-6-phosphate dehydrogenase, with product MSPARVARGINPLRHADDRRMPRIAGPCCMVMFGVTGDLARKKLLPAIYDLYNRGLLPPSFALVGFARRDWEDQDFGKIVYDAVRAGARTPFREDVWRNLSEGLRFVPGSFDDPDAFTELANTVKQLDEERGTGGNIAFYLSIPPGSFSTVCQQLDASGLTDQKNDSWRRVVIEKPFGHDLASARALSEVLERVFPPDSIFRIDHYLGKETVQNILALRFANQLFEPVWNSHYVDHVQITMAEDIGIAGRAGYYDGIGAARDVIQNHLLQLLALTAMEQPNSFDAGGLRQEKEKVLAAVSLPDDLGKSTARGQYAAGWQGSKKVIGYLDEDGINKRSTTETYAGLKLEVHTRRWAGVPFYLRTGKRLGKRVTEIAVVFKRAPHLPFADTDTEELGQNAIVIRVQPDEGVTIRFGSKVPGATGMEVRDVTMDFGYGSAFTESSPEAYERLILDVLLGDPPLFPRHEEVELSWKILDPIERFWARQSRPEQYPAGTWGPHSADVMMRRDGRTWRMP from the coding sequence GTGAGCCCCGCTCGAGTAGCCCGGGGGATCAATCCCCTTCGTCACGCCGACGATCGCCGCATGCCGCGGATCGCCGGCCCGTGTTGCATGGTGATGTTCGGTGTCACCGGTGACCTGGCCCGCAAGAAGCTGCTGCCGGCGATCTACGACCTGTACAACCGTGGGTTGTTACCACCCAGCTTCGCGCTGGTGGGTTTCGCCCGACGGGACTGGGAGGACCAGGACTTCGGCAAGATCGTCTACGACGCAGTCCGCGCTGGCGCCCGGACCCCGTTCCGGGAAGACGTGTGGCGCAACCTGTCGGAGGGATTGCGTTTCGTACCAGGCAGTTTCGATGACCCGGATGCGTTCACCGAACTAGCCAACACGGTCAAGCAACTCGACGAGGAGCGAGGAACCGGCGGCAACATCGCGTTCTACCTGTCCATCCCGCCGGGCTCGTTCAGCACCGTGTGCCAACAGCTGGATGCCTCAGGTCTGACCGACCAGAAGAACGACTCGTGGCGCCGCGTCGTGATCGAGAAGCCGTTCGGGCACGACCTGGCCAGCGCTCGCGCCCTGTCCGAAGTGCTCGAGCGGGTCTTCCCGCCGGACTCGATCTTCCGGATCGACCACTACCTGGGCAAGGAGACCGTCCAGAACATCCTGGCGCTGCGCTTTGCCAACCAGTTGTTCGAGCCGGTGTGGAACAGCCACTACGTCGACCACGTGCAGATCACGATGGCCGAGGACATCGGCATCGCCGGGCGTGCCGGCTACTACGACGGCATCGGCGCCGCCCGCGATGTCATCCAGAACCATCTGCTGCAACTGCTCGCCCTGACCGCCATGGAGCAGCCCAATTCCTTCGACGCCGGCGGACTTCGGCAGGAGAAGGAGAAGGTGCTGGCTGCGGTCAGCCTGCCCGATGACCTGGGCAAGTCCACCGCTCGCGGCCAGTACGCCGCAGGTTGGCAGGGCAGCAAGAAGGTGATCGGTTACCTCGACGAGGACGGCATCAACAAGCGCTCGACCACTGAGACGTACGCCGGGCTGAAGCTCGAGGTGCACACCCGCCGCTGGGCAGGGGTGCCGTTCTATCTGCGTACCGGCAAGCGGCTGGGCAAGCGCGTGACCGAGATCGCGGTGGTCTTCAAACGGGCGCCGCACCTGCCGTTCGCGGACACCGACACCGAAGAGCTGGGTCAGAACGCGATCGTGATCCGAGTCCAGCCGGATGAAGGAGTCACGATCCGCTTCGGCTCGAAGGTGCCCGGCGCCACCGGGATGGAGGTGCGGGACGTGACGATGGACTTCGGCTACGGCAGCGCCTTCACCGAGTCCAGTCCGGAGGCTTACGAGCGACTGATCCTCGACGTACTCCTGGGTGATCCGCCGCTGTTCCCGCGGCACGAGGAGGTCGAGTTGTCCTGGAAGATCCTGGACCCGATCGAGCGGTTCTGGGCCCGGCAATCGCGCCCGGAGCAGTACCCCGCGGGTACCTGGGGTCCGCACAGCGCCGATGTGATGATGCGCCGCGACGGGCGCACGTGGAGGATGCCGTGA
- the pgl gene encoding 6-phosphogluconolactonase → MTHSDPSSGAPSRVVIHPDKQAVADAGAARLLTAIIDAQAERAEAQLALTGGSMGSTIITSLLNQPGREAVDWHRVRIWWGDERYLPAGHPDRNDTQNDDAGLTALGLDPAKVHRVAGPDSSGSVQDSADAYAADLRRYGLGAFDVVMLGVGPDAHVASLFPHHPAQRITGAIAVPVEDSPKPPPTRVSLTFEALNRTRAVWFLVAGAEKADALAAALAPGATAWDVPAAGVHGTDDSVWLVDQAAAALLRH, encoded by the coding sequence ATGACTCATTCCGATCCGAGCTCAGGTGCCCCGAGCAGAGTGGTCATCCATCCGGACAAGCAGGCGGTCGCCGACGCCGGTGCCGCTCGCTTGCTGACCGCGATCATCGACGCGCAAGCCGAACGGGCAGAGGCACAACTGGCCCTGACCGGTGGATCGATGGGTTCGACGATCATCACGTCCCTGCTGAACCAGCCCGGTCGGGAAGCGGTCGACTGGCACCGGGTACGCATCTGGTGGGGTGATGAGCGGTATCTACCTGCGGGGCACCCCGATCGCAATGACACCCAGAACGACGACGCCGGGCTCACCGCGCTGGGACTCGATCCGGCGAAGGTGCACCGGGTGGCCGGTCCGGATAGCAGCGGTTCAGTGCAGGACAGCGCGGACGCCTACGCCGCTGATTTGCGGCGGTACGGCCTCGGCGCCTTCGACGTCGTCATGCTCGGCGTGGGTCCGGATGCCCATGTCGCCTCACTCTTCCCCCACCACCCGGCGCAACGGATCACCGGTGCGATCGCCGTACCGGTGGAGGATTCTCCCAAGCCGCCGCCGACCCGCGTGTCGCTGACCTTCGAGGCGCTGAACCGGACGCGGGCGGTGTGGTTCCTGGTGGCGGGTGCCGAGAAGGCGGACGCCCTCGCCGCGGCTCTCGCACCCGGGGCAACGGCGTGGGACGTCCCGGCCGCGGGGGTGCACGGCACCGACGACTCGGTGTGGCTGGTCGACCAGGCCGCAGCGGCCCTGCTGCGCCACTAG
- the tpiA gene encoding triose-phosphate isomerase, whose translation MARTPLIAGNWKMNVDHQQATVLVQKLDWTLRDKKHDFDAVEVCVVPPFTDLRSVQTLIDGDKLSLLLGAQDLSPYDEGAYTGDISGVFLRKLGVSYVLVGHSERREGHGETDDVVAAKVKAAFRNELVPLLCVGESLEVRQAGEQVAHVDAQIVAAFEGLSAEQAATVVVAYEPIWAIGTGEVATPDDAQEVCGAIRAKLAELYDEATADAARVLYGGSVKSGNVASIMAQPDVDGALVGGASLDPVEFAAICRYQAHVTA comes from the coding sequence ATGGCTCGCACGCCGCTCATCGCCGGAAACTGGAAGATGAACGTCGACCACCAGCAGGCGACTGTCCTGGTGCAGAAGTTGGATTGGACGCTGCGCGACAAGAAGCACGACTTCGATGCCGTCGAGGTCTGCGTGGTGCCGCCGTTCACGGACCTGCGCTCGGTGCAGACCCTCATCGACGGGGACAAGCTGTCGTTGCTGCTCGGTGCCCAGGATCTTTCGCCGTACGACGAAGGCGCCTACACCGGTGACATCTCCGGTGTGTTCCTGCGCAAACTCGGCGTCAGCTACGTGCTGGTCGGGCACAGCGAACGTCGAGAAGGTCACGGCGAGACCGACGACGTCGTGGCCGCCAAGGTGAAGGCCGCGTTCCGTAACGAACTCGTGCCGTTGCTGTGCGTGGGCGAGTCGCTGGAGGTACGCCAGGCCGGTGAGCAGGTCGCCCACGTGGATGCCCAGATCGTGGCCGCCTTCGAGGGTCTGAGCGCCGAGCAGGCCGCCACTGTCGTTGTCGCCTATGAACCGATTTGGGCGATCGGCACCGGTGAGGTGGCCACCCCCGATGATGCCCAGGAAGTCTGCGGCGCCATTCGGGCCAAGCTGGCCGAGCTGTACGACGAGGCGACAGCCGACGCCGCACGTGTCCTCTACGGCGGTTCGGTGAAGTCCGGCAACGTTGCGTCGATCATGGCCCAGCCCGACGTCGACGGGGCTCTGGTGGGCGGTGCATCGCTGGATCCGGTGGAGTTCGCGGCCATCTGCCGCTACCAGGCGCACGTCACCGCCTGA
- the secG gene encoding preprotein translocase subunit SecG, with translation MEAVKIALEVVVAITSLFLTLLILLHKGKGGGLSDMFGGGVSSNLGGSSVAERNLDRLTLAASLLWVLAIIGLGLLVRFS, from the coding sequence GTGGAAGCCGTAAAGATTGCGCTCGAGGTCGTCGTTGCCATCACGAGTCTGTTCCTCACCCTGCTGATCCTGTTGCACAAGGGCAAGGGTGGCGGATTGTCGGACATGTTCGGCGGCGGCGTCTCCAGCAACCTCGGCGGATCCTCAGTCGCCGAACGTAACCTCGACCGGTTGACGTTGGCCGCCAGTCTGTTGTGGGTGCTGGCGATCATCGGGTTGGGTCTGCTCGTCCGTTTCAGTTAG
- a CDS encoding gluconeogenesis factor YvcK family protein: MSRRPAVAALGGGHGLFASLQALQYVTDQITAIVTVADDGGSSGRLREEFDILPPGDLRMALAALCDPSEWGLQWRDALQHRFAGDGPLGGHPLGNLVIASLWDLLGDPVAGLDLVGRLVEARGRVLPMAVEPVRIEAQVRGADPEEPEQVSTVTGQVSVATTLGDVLSVGLYPDPPRPCIEALDAVGDADWVVLGPGSWFTSVIPHLLVPDLRDALVHTKARRLLTLNVTMHTGETAGYTAADHLEVLAAHAPELHLDVVLADPSVVTDSGDQLRDAAQSLGATVVFTQVADSDAPGTHDPLRLAAAYRDIFEL, from the coding sequence GTGAGTCGTCGCCCGGCCGTTGCCGCGCTCGGCGGGGGGCACGGTCTGTTCGCCTCGCTGCAGGCCCTGCAGTACGTCACCGACCAGATCACCGCCATCGTCACCGTCGCTGATGACGGCGGTTCCAGCGGTCGGCTCCGGGAGGAATTCGACATCCTGCCGCCTGGTGATCTGCGGATGGCGCTGGCCGCCCTGTGCGACCCTTCGGAGTGGGGGTTGCAGTGGCGCGACGCGCTCCAGCACCGGTTCGCCGGCGACGGACCGCTGGGTGGGCACCCGCTGGGCAACCTGGTGATCGCCTCACTGTGGGATCTGCTTGGGGATCCGGTGGCCGGCCTGGACCTGGTGGGCCGACTGGTCGAGGCGCGCGGCCGGGTGCTTCCGATGGCGGTCGAGCCGGTCCGGATCGAAGCGCAGGTGCGCGGCGCCGACCCCGAAGAGCCCGAGCAGGTCAGCACTGTCACCGGTCAGGTGAGTGTCGCCACGACGTTGGGCGACGTCCTCAGTGTCGGGCTGTATCCGGACCCGCCACGGCCGTGCATCGAAGCGCTGGATGCCGTCGGTGATGCGGACTGGGTCGTGCTAGGCCCCGGGTCGTGGTTCACCTCGGTGATCCCGCACCTACTGGTTCCGGATCTGCGGGACGCCTTGGTGCACACCAAAGCGCGACGACTGCTCACGTTGAACGTGACGATGCATACCGGAGAGACCGCGGGGTACACCGCAGCCGACCACCTCGAAGTGCTTGCCGCGCACGCGCCGGAGTTGCATCTGGACGTGGTGCTGGCCGACCCCAGTGTCGTGACCGACTCAGGCGATCAGTTGCGGGATGCAGCCCAATCCCTCGGCGCCACAGTGGTTTTCACCCAGGTTGCCGATAGCGACGCGCCGGGCACGCACGATCCGCTACGCCTGGCAGCGGCGTACCGGGACATCTTTGAGCTGTGA
- the gap gene encoding type I glyceraldehyde-3-phosphate dehydrogenase yields the protein MTIKVGINGFGRIGRNFLRAALASGADIEVVAVNDLTDNHTLATLLKYDSILGRLPGEVTYDDKSISIDGKAIAAFAERDPADLDWGSVGADVVIESTGFFTDAEKAKAHLTGGAKKVIISAPAKNEDITIVMGVNDDLYDPAKDTIISNASCTTNCLAPMAKALNDGLGIERGLMTTIHAYTGDQNLHDGPHRDLRRARAAALNIVPTSTGAAKAVALVLPELKGKLDGYALRVPVPTGSATDLTFIAPKETSVEEVNAVVKAAATEGRLANYLKYNEDPIVSSDIVTDPASCIFDAPLTKVTGNLVKVVGWYDNEWGYSTRLVDLTVLVGKSL from the coding sequence ATGACGATCAAAGTAGGCATCAACGGTTTCGGCCGCATCGGGCGTAACTTCTTGCGCGCCGCGTTGGCTTCCGGTGCGGACATCGAGGTGGTGGCGGTGAACGACCTCACCGACAACCACACGCTGGCCACGCTGCTGAAGTACGACTCGATCCTGGGCCGGTTGCCCGGTGAGGTCACCTATGACGACAAGTCCATCTCCATCGACGGCAAGGCCATCGCGGCGTTCGCGGAGCGTGACCCCGCCGATCTGGACTGGGGCAGCGTCGGTGCCGACGTCGTCATCGAATCGACCGGCTTCTTCACCGACGCCGAGAAGGCCAAGGCCCACCTGACCGGTGGCGCGAAGAAGGTCATCATCTCGGCGCCCGCCAAGAACGAGGACATCACCATCGTCATGGGCGTCAACGACGACCTGTACGACCCGGCCAAAGACACCATCATTTCCAACGCCTCCTGCACCACCAACTGCCTGGCGCCGATGGCCAAGGCGCTCAACGACGGTCTGGGCATCGAGCGTGGCTTGATGACCACCATTCACGCCTACACCGGCGACCAGAACCTGCACGACGGTCCGCACCGCGATCTGCGCCGCGCCCGCGCTGCCGCCCTCAACATCGTTCCGACCTCGACCGGTGCGGCCAAGGCCGTTGCCCTGGTGCTGCCGGAGCTGAAGGGCAAGCTGGACGGCTACGCGTTGCGCGTGCCGGTGCCGACGGGCTCGGCCACCGACCTCACCTTCATCGCGCCGAAGGAAACCTCGGTCGAAGAGGTCAATGCGGTCGTCAAGGCTGCAGCCACCGAGGGTCGCCTCGCGAACTACCTGAAGTACAACGAGGACCCGATCGTGTCCTCCGACATCGTCACCGACCCGGCCTCGTGCATCTTCGACGCCCCGCTGACCAAGGTCACCGGGAACCTGGTCAAGGTCGTGGGTTGGTACGACAACGAGTGGGGCTACTCCACCCGTCTGGTCGACCTCACTGTCCTGGTCGGCAAGTCGCTCTGA